From Myxococcales bacterium, the proteins below share one genomic window:
- a CDS encoding VOC family protein codes for MPELSKIVPCLWFDDRAEDAALLYVSLFPGSAIDTIVRFGTEGFEHHGRPAGSVMTVAFHLGAQRFTALNGGPRFTFSEAVSFQVMCEDQSEIDHLWDALTRDGGQGSRCGWLRDRFGLSWQIVPRSLPAMMSDPDPARVARVTSAFLPMEKLDLAAIEKAYRGA; via the coding sequence ATGCCCGAGCTATCCAAAATCGTCCCCTGTCTTTGGTTCGACGACCGCGCCGAGGACGCGGCGCTTCTCTACGTGAGCCTCTTTCCCGGCTCGGCGATCGACACGATCGTGCGCTTCGGTACCGAGGGCTTCGAGCACCACGGGAGGCCCGCGGGCTCGGTCATGACCGTGGCGTTCCACCTCGGCGCGCAGCGCTTCACGGCGCTGAACGGCGGGCCGAGGTTCACGTTCTCGGAGGCCGTGTCCTTCCAGGTGATGTGCGAGGACCAGTCCGAGATCGACCACCTGTGGGACGCGCTGACGCGCGACGGAGGGCAGGGGAGCCGCTGCGGCTGGCTCCGGGACCGGTTCGGCCTCTCGTGGCAGATCGTCCCTCGGTCGCTCCCGGCGATGATGTCCGACCCGGACCCGGCGCGCGTGGCGCGCGTCACGAGCGCCTTCCTTCCTATGGAAAAGCTCGACCTCGCCGCGATCGAGAAGGCCTACCGCGGCGCGTGA
- a CDS encoding sigma-70 family RNA polymerase sigma factor has protein sequence MTDEATRRAIEVVVRVEAPRLMGGLVRFTRDLGRAEDLVQEALVTALETWPTEGVPKNPGAWLMAVAKRRALDVLRHERAKDRSHGRLEAGEARAFVPDDCAPDDVVGDDVLRLVLATCHPVLSREARVALTLRYVAGLGTAEIARAFLTTEPTMAQRLVRAKRSLAEARVPFDVPKGEDLRARLGPVLEVVYLTFNEGYSATSGDAVVRSELCDEAMRLARVVVGLFPHEAEAHGLLALLELQASRARARVAHDGTPILLADQDRRLWDRLLVTRGLEGLRRAEGLAAPLGPYTLQAAIAAVHARATDLASTDFVAMVGLYDALVALTGSPVVELNRAVAVGMAYGPEEALELALELAQEPTLAAYPYLPAVRGDLLAKLGRHAEAAEAFASAASLTTNAQERALLTRRAEAERSAQRSGAGASTDGSSTDAGSERASTM, from the coding sequence ATGACCGACGAAGCGACGCGACGCGCGATCGAGGTCGTCGTGAGGGTCGAGGCCCCGCGGCTCATGGGCGGCCTCGTCCGCTTCACGCGGGATCTCGGGAGGGCCGAGGACCTCGTCCAGGAGGCGCTCGTCACGGCCCTCGAGACCTGGCCTACGGAGGGCGTCCCGAAGAACCCCGGCGCCTGGCTCATGGCGGTCGCCAAACGACGCGCTCTCGACGTTCTCCGTCACGAGCGCGCGAAAGACCGAAGCCACGGGCGCCTCGAGGCCGGCGAGGCGCGCGCGTTCGTCCCCGACGACTGCGCACCCGACGACGTCGTGGGCGACGACGTCCTGCGCCTCGTGCTCGCCACGTGCCACCCCGTGCTCTCGCGCGAGGCGCGCGTGGCGCTCACGCTCCGTTACGTCGCGGGCCTCGGCACGGCCGAGATCGCGCGCGCCTTCCTGACCACCGAGCCCACCATGGCGCAGCGCCTCGTCCGCGCGAAGCGCTCGCTCGCGGAGGCCCGTGTGCCGTTCGACGTCCCGAAGGGCGAAGATCTGCGCGCGCGGCTCGGCCCGGTGCTGGAGGTCGTCTACCTCACGTTCAACGAGGGCTACTCCGCGACCTCCGGCGACGCGGTCGTCCGGTCCGAGCTGTGCGACGAGGCGATGCGGCTCGCGCGCGTCGTGGTCGGGCTTTTCCCGCACGAGGCCGAGGCGCATGGCCTGCTCGCCCTCCTCGAGCTCCAGGCGTCACGGGCGCGCGCTCGGGTCGCACACGACGGAACGCCCATCCTCCTCGCCGACCAGGACCGGCGCCTCTGGGATCGCCTCCTCGTGACCCGCGGGCTCGAGGGCCTTCGCCGCGCCGAGGGCCTCGCCGCGCCGCTCGGACCGTACACGCTGCAGGCCGCGATCGCCGCGGTCCACGCGCGAGCCACCGACCTCGCCTCGACCGACTTCGTCGCGATGGTCGGCCTCTACGACGCGCTCGTCGCGCTCACGGGCTCCCCTGTGGTGGAGCTCAATCGGGCCGTCGCCGTCGGGATGGCCTACGGGCCCGAAGAGGCGCTCGAGCTGGCTCTCGAGCTCGCCCAGGAGCCCACCCTCGCCGCCTACCCCTACCTCCCTGCCGTGCGCGGCGATCTCCTCGCCAAGCTCGGGAGACACGCCGAGGCCGCCGAAGCGTTCGCGTCCGCCGCGAGCCTCACGACGAACGCCCAGGAGCGCGCGCTGCTCACACGGAGGGCCGAGGCCGAGCGGAGCGCCCAGCGGAGCGGAGCGGGCGCGAGCACCGACGGGAGCAGCACCGACGCGGGCTCGGAGCGCGCCTCGACCATGTGA
- a CDS encoding IS630 family transposase, producing the protein MTQPIVHPGRPRKPLSISDDERVELERLTRRRKSAQQLALRARIVLACASGASNTEVAELLQVSLPTVGKWRERFRLDRLAGLSDEPRSGAPRVIDDERIERVIARTLESLPQGQTHWSRATMAAESGLSRSSVGRIWRAFGLKPHRVDSFKLSSDPHFIEKVRDVVGLYMSPPENAVVLCVDEKSQIQALDRTQPLLPMRPGQPERKTHDYERHGTTSLFAALDAHRGDVIWKMYRKHRQQEFVRFLATIDERVPRGTDVHLIIDNYATHKTPRVHRWLLKHPRFHLHFTPTYSSWLNLVERLFGEITDKAIRRGAFRSVRELEAAISAYLKAREGAPFVWTATPEAIFERLHEFCERTSGAGH; encoded by the coding sequence ATGACACAGCCCATCGTGCACCCGGGTCGACCTCGCAAGCCCTTGAGCATCTCCGACGACGAGCGGGTCGAGCTCGAACGCTTGACGCGGCGGCGGAAGAGCGCCCAGCAGTTGGCTCTTCGCGCCAGGATCGTGCTCGCGTGCGCGTCGGGGGCATCCAATACCGAGGTCGCCGAGCTGCTCCAAGTCTCGCTCCCGACGGTCGGAAAGTGGCGCGAGCGGTTCCGCCTGGATCGCTTGGCAGGGTTGTCGGACGAGCCACGTTCTGGAGCACCTCGTGTCATCGACGATGAACGGATCGAACGTGTGATCGCCCGCACCCTCGAGTCGCTGCCGCAGGGCCAAACCCATTGGAGTCGCGCGACGATGGCTGCGGAGAGTGGCCTGTCTCGCAGCTCGGTCGGGCGCATCTGGCGAGCTTTCGGCCTCAAGCCCCACCGTGTCGACAGCTTCAAGCTGTCATCGGATCCTCACTTCATCGAGAAGGTGCGCGACGTAGTCGGGCTCTACATGAGCCCGCCCGAGAACGCGGTCGTCCTCTGCGTCGACGAGAAGTCGCAGATTCAAGCACTCGACCGAACCCAACCCCTGCTCCCGATGCGGCCTGGACAGCCCGAACGCAAGACGCACGACTACGAGCGCCACGGCACGACCTCGCTCTTCGCGGCACTCGACGCTCATCGTGGCGACGTCATCTGGAAGATGTACCGAAAGCACCGCCAGCAGGAGTTCGTTCGGTTCCTTGCGACGATCGACGAGCGCGTTCCTCGCGGCACCGACGTGCACCTCATCATCGACAACTACGCCACGCACAAGACGCCGCGCGTGCACCGTTGGCTGCTCAAGCACCCCCGGTTCCACCTTCACTTCACGCCGACCTACAGCTCCTGGCTCAACCTCGTCGAACGACTCTTCGGTGAGATCACCGACAAGGCAATCCGGCGCGGTGCCTTCAGATCGGTGCGCGAGCTCGAGGCTGCCATCTCGGCCTACCTCAAGGCCCGCGAGGGCGCACCGTTCGTCTGGACTGCGACGCCCGAAGCGATCTTCGAGCGCCTCCACGAATTTTGTGAACGAACTTCAGGCGCAGGACACTAG
- a CDS encoding SDR family oxidoreductase → MRWVITGTNRGIGLELVRQLAERGDEVVATARDVARADALRDLAERHAGRVTVRACDVRDDASVRTFAESLEGAPVDVLVNNAGVMGRLTSLEDLDLDDAMQTFDANALGPLRVSRALLPHLGRGARRCIVHISSGMGSISDNTSGGAYAYRMAKAALNMANKSMSVDLAGRGFVCVVMNPGWVRTDMGGEGAPLPVEVSAKNLLARIDGFGPSDNGAFVNHDGRLFPY, encoded by the coding sequence ATGCGGTGGGTCATCACCGGAACGAACCGCGGGATCGGGCTCGAGCTCGTGAGGCAGCTCGCGGAGCGCGGGGACGAGGTCGTCGCGACGGCGCGTGACGTCGCTCGTGCCGACGCGCTGCGAGACCTCGCGGAGCGGCACGCCGGCCGCGTCACGGTCCGCGCGTGCGACGTCCGCGACGACGCGAGCGTCCGCACGTTCGCCGAGAGCCTCGAAGGGGCGCCGGTCGACGTCCTCGTGAACAACGCCGGGGTGATGGGGCGGCTCACCTCCCTCGAGGACCTCGACCTGGACGACGCCATGCAGACGTTCGACGCCAACGCGCTCGGGCCTCTCCGAGTGAGCCGCGCGCTCCTCCCGCACCTCGGCCGCGGCGCCCGGAGGTGCATCGTGCACATCTCGAGCGGCATGGGCTCCATCTCGGACAACACGAGCGGCGGCGCCTACGCCTACCGCATGGCGAAGGCCGCGCTGAACATGGCGAACAAGTCGATGAGCGTCGACCTCGCGGGGCGCGGGTTCGTGTGCGTGGTGATGAACCCGGGGTGGGTCCGCACCGACATGGGCGGCGAAGGCGCCCCGCTGCCCGTCGAGGTGTCGGCCAAGAACCTCCTCGCGCGCATCGACGGGTTCGGCCCTTCGGACAACGGCGCGTTCGTCAACCATGACGGGCGCCTCTTTCCCTACTGA
- a CDS encoding dihydrofolate reductase family protein — MGKVRVSSYSISADGFGAAKGQSLENPFGVDGMAVASWFTKTKTFHEHLGTGGTGATGIDDDVAAAALRGIGAWILGRNMFGPVRGPWLDDAWKGWWGPSPPYHVPVFVLTHHPRADLVMEGGTVFHFVTGGIHEALERARAAAGEDDVRIGGGAATIRQYVEAGLVDELHVAVSPVLLGSGEAPFAGLDLRALGYEVASHTLGENAMHLFIRKLR, encoded by the coding sequence ATGGGCAAGGTACGCGTCAGCAGCTACTCGATCTCCGCGGACGGCTTCGGCGCCGCGAAGGGGCAGTCTCTCGAGAACCCGTTCGGCGTCGACGGCATGGCCGTCGCTTCGTGGTTCACGAAGACGAAGACGTTCCACGAGCACCTCGGCACCGGCGGCACGGGCGCGACGGGCATCGACGACGACGTCGCCGCGGCGGCGCTCCGCGGCATCGGCGCGTGGATCTTGGGTCGCAACATGTTCGGGCCGGTGCGCGGACCATGGCTCGACGACGCGTGGAAGGGCTGGTGGGGACCGAGCCCGCCCTACCACGTGCCGGTGTTCGTGCTCACGCACCACCCGCGCGCCGACCTGGTGATGGAGGGCGGCACGGTCTTTCATTTCGTCACGGGCGGCATCCACGAGGCGCTCGAGCGGGCGCGCGCGGCCGCGGGCGAGGACGACGTGCGCATCGGCGGTGGCGCGGCGACCATCCGCCAGTACGTCGAGGCGGGGCTCGTCGACGAGCTCCACGTCGCGGTGAGCCCGGTGCTGCTCGGCTCCGGCGAGGCGCCCTTCGCGGGCCTCGATCTCCGGGCCCTCGGATACGAGGTGGCTTCTCACACGCTCGGCGAGAACGCCATGCACCTCTTCATTCGAAAGCTACGCTGA
- a CDS encoding YciI family protein, with protein MKVMVIVKATKNSEAGVMPGEDLLVAMGKYNEELVKAGILLAGDGLKPSSAGKRVRFAGGARTVVDGPFAETKELIAGYWIWQVRSMDEALAWAKKCPAPMPGEESELELRPVFELEDFGDAVTDEVREREERLRAEVAKQNGG; from the coding sequence ATGAAGGTGATGGTGATCGTCAAGGCCACGAAGAACAGCGAAGCGGGCGTCATGCCCGGCGAGGACCTGCTCGTCGCGATGGGGAAGTACAACGAGGAGCTCGTGAAGGCGGGCATCCTCCTCGCCGGAGACGGGCTCAAGCCGAGCTCGGCGGGCAAGCGCGTTCGTTTCGCAGGCGGCGCGCGCACCGTCGTCGACGGGCCGTTCGCCGAGACGAAGGAGCTCATCGCGGGGTACTGGATTTGGCAGGTCCGCTCGATGGACGAGGCGCTCGCGTGGGCGAAGAAGTGCCCCGCCCCGATGCCCGGCGAGGAGTCCGAGCTCGAGCTTCGCCCCGTGTTCGAGCTCGAGGACTTCGGCGATGCGGTCACGGACGAGGTTCGCGAGCGCGAAGAGCGGCTGCGCGCCGAGGTCGCGAAGCAGAACGGCGGATGA
- a CDS encoding SRPBCC family protein, translating to MAERNDSGANPTKNPTSAERTSERELVVRRTVNGPARLVFEAWTRPELFRRWWVPESFGLTLLSCEMDVRVGGQYRLVFEHGGSTMAFFGTYREVVPASRLVWTNEEEGGETVTTVTFEEQDGKTHVVVHDLYPSKEALDAAIASGSTGGLPEQLEQLDALLPSFESA from the coding sequence ATGGCCGAACGAAACGATAGCGGTGCGAACCCCACGAAGAACCCGACGAGCGCCGAGCGGACGTCCGAGCGCGAGCTCGTCGTCCGGCGCACCGTCAACGGCCCCGCGCGCCTCGTGTTCGAGGCGTGGACCCGACCCGAGCTCTTTCGGCGGTGGTGGGTGCCGGAGTCGTTCGGTCTCACGCTGCTGTCGTGCGAGATGGATGTTCGCGTCGGGGGTCAGTATCGCCTCGTGTTCGAGCACGGCGGCTCGACGATGGCGTTCTTCGGCACGTACCGCGAGGTGGTCCCGGCCTCTCGCCTCGTGTGGACGAACGAAGAAGAAGGCGGCGAGACGGTCACCACCGTCACGTTCGAGGAGCAGGACGGCAAGACACACGTCGTCGTGCACGACCTCTATCCCTCGAAAGAGGCGCTCGACGCCGCGATCGCCTCGGGGTCGACCGGCGGATTGCCCGAGCAGCTCGAGCAGCTCGACGCCCTCCTTCCGAGCTTCGAGAGCGCATGA
- a CDS encoding AAA family ATPase has product MPVPPYQLFVDPLLRVLAESPDGLRTASAHEAVATRLGLSDADKAELLPSGQQPAFKNRNGWAHDRLKRAGLSESSTFGTWRLTKTGRAFVQAHPNALTEEQISRITDISDENQAVVWRDRLAAFRADTTWATDLDATNATRRQIRPEILDVLGRYMSGATTLEEFRAIFDQKTRREWASFGAKGLSGAMVLNQLAKHAPDVARADTELKALLAKPKDDSSAAAALRSFAAYLAAARANAPSGSKLPQEGRLRFFASSLWHVQEPEDWPPFYETARAALAADGLYDSTGLDVADDYIAFRKAFLQLQKALKVPSWDLESLLRWTQRDDAAPAPANPDEDQPEEPTEGRVWLIALGRNADQWDACYRDGIIAIGWNGLGDLLQYPSLGAVRAKLREEREDDVDPMNAGLACWQFAHVMQEGDIVYVKRGRHCIVGHGVITSGYRHDAGRPLANLRAVNWLGRGEWKPREKALAMKTLTEIGRYPGLLKDIRAAIGATDEVDEEVETIKKPVAPPYVFEDAEKDLFLAREQLRELLELCRYKKNIIIQGPPGVGKTFAASRLAHLLIGSTNEEQVQRVQFHPSYSYEDFVQGLRPVEGGGFVRKDGPLLSFCKDALEDQASPYVLIIDEINRGNVSKILGELLSLIEADKRDPRYGVTLAYARDDEPRFHVPPNMFVIGMMNTADRSLAFVDYALRRRFVFFDLEPAFGTERFEADLTRRGVEASLRKTIQVRLTALNARIASDPTLGLGFRVGHSYFCQRVDAYDEAWFRRIVEYEIVPLLREYWFDSPAKLDEALADLRGG; this is encoded by the coding sequence ATGCCTGTCCCGCCCTACCAGTTGTTCGTTGACCCGCTACTACGGGTTCTCGCGGAGAGCCCTGACGGGCTTCGAACAGCTTCCGCGCACGAGGCGGTCGCAACGCGGCTGGGCCTGTCCGATGCTGACAAGGCCGAGCTACTTCCCAGCGGTCAGCAACCTGCATTCAAGAACCGCAACGGTTGGGCGCACGACCGTCTCAAGCGTGCCGGGCTCTCGGAGAGCTCAACGTTCGGGACCTGGCGGTTGACGAAGACCGGCCGTGCGTTCGTGCAGGCTCACCCCAACGCGCTGACCGAAGAGCAGATCTCTCGCATCACCGACATCTCTGACGAGAACCAGGCCGTCGTCTGGCGAGACCGCCTAGCGGCCTTCCGTGCCGATACAACGTGGGCGACGGACCTCGACGCAACCAACGCGACACGACGGCAGATTCGTCCCGAGATCCTCGATGTGCTCGGACGCTACATGAGCGGCGCAACAACCCTAGAGGAGTTCCGCGCAATCTTCGACCAAAAGACCCGGCGCGAATGGGCAAGCTTCGGTGCGAAGGGGTTGAGCGGTGCGATGGTCTTGAACCAGCTCGCGAAACACGCCCCTGACGTCGCTCGCGCCGACACGGAGCTGAAGGCGTTGCTCGCGAAACCCAAGGACGACAGCTCAGCGGCCGCTGCGCTCAGATCGTTCGCTGCGTACCTGGCGGCAGCGCGCGCAAACGCGCCGTCAGGATCCAAACTGCCGCAAGAAGGCCGGCTGCGGTTCTTCGCGAGCAGCTTGTGGCACGTGCAGGAGCCCGAGGATTGGCCCCCGTTTTACGAGACCGCTCGGGCCGCACTCGCGGCTGACGGCCTCTACGACTCGACCGGTCTCGACGTCGCGGATGACTACATCGCGTTCCGTAAGGCGTTCCTGCAGCTACAGAAGGCGCTCAAGGTGCCCTCGTGGGATCTCGAGTCACTCCTTCGTTGGACCCAGCGTGACGACGCTGCTCCGGCGCCCGCGAATCCCGACGAAGACCAACCTGAGGAGCCCACGGAGGGTCGGGTCTGGTTGATCGCCTTGGGTCGGAACGCCGACCAGTGGGATGCGTGTTACCGCGACGGCATCATCGCGATTGGTTGGAACGGACTCGGGGATCTTCTCCAGTATCCATCGCTGGGCGCTGTTCGCGCCAAGCTTCGCGAGGAACGCGAGGACGACGTAGACCCTATGAACGCCGGCCTCGCGTGCTGGCAGTTCGCCCACGTCATGCAGGAGGGTGACATCGTCTACGTGAAGCGCGGGCGCCACTGCATCGTCGGGCACGGTGTGATCACCTCGGGCTATCGCCACGACGCCGGGCGCCCCCTCGCGAATCTTCGTGCCGTAAATTGGCTCGGCCGGGGAGAATGGAAACCTCGCGAGAAGGCGCTCGCGATGAAGACGCTGACCGAGATCGGGCGATACCCAGGTCTCCTCAAGGACATTCGCGCGGCGATTGGTGCGACCGACGAAGTCGACGAGGAAGTCGAGACCATCAAGAAGCCGGTCGCGCCGCCCTACGTGTTCGAGGACGCGGAGAAGGATCTCTTCTTGGCGCGCGAGCAGCTGCGCGAGCTCCTCGAACTCTGCCGCTACAAGAAGAACATCATCATCCAAGGTCCGCCCGGCGTCGGAAAGACCTTTGCAGCAAGCCGTCTCGCGCACTTGCTCATCGGCAGCACGAACGAGGAGCAGGTGCAGCGCGTGCAGTTCCACCCTTCGTATTCGTACGAGGACTTCGTGCAGGGGCTGCGTCCAGTCGAAGGCGGCGGCTTCGTCCGCAAGGACGGCCCACTTCTGAGCTTCTGCAAGGATGCGCTCGAAGATCAGGCGAGTCCCTACGTCTTGATCATCGACGAGATCAACCGGGGTAACGTCAGCAAGATCCTCGGAGAACTGCTCTCGCTCATCGAGGCGGACAAGCGCGACCCTCGCTACGGCGTGACGCTCGCATATGCCCGGGACGACGAGCCGCGGTTCCATGTCCCGCCGAATATGTTCGTGATCGGGATGATGAACACTGCCGATCGGTCCCTGGCGTTCGTCGACTACGCGCTCCGTCGGCGGTTTGTCTTCTTCGATCTCGAACCCGCATTCGGTACAGAACGGTTCGAAGCAGACCTTACCCGCCGGGGCGTCGAAGCATCTCTGCGCAAGACCATTCAAGTACGGCTCACGGCTCTCAACGCGCGGATCGCGTCCGACCCCACGCTGGGGCTTGGATTCCGAGTAGGTCACAGCTACTTCTGTCAGCGTGTGGACGCCTACGACGAGGCGTGGTTCAGACGCATCGTCGAGTACGAGATCGTGCCGCTCCTTCGTGAGTACTGGTTCGACAGCCCGGCCAAGCTGGACGAGGCGCTCGCCGACCTCCGGGGCGGGTGA
- a CDS encoding AAC(3) family N-acetyltransferase: MSSPTSVHDLTRQLRALGVGEGDVVMIHASMRRVGPVVGRAAGLVEALSSAVGSRGTLLMVLSATEDVPFDALSSPVDVADMGIFAEVFRTYPGVAVNDHPADRFAALGPGAKHLLEPTPSDDYHGPGSVLERFTRRGGKVLRLGANPDTVTLTHYAEYLADVPDKIRVRRRYVRADVGEVWIESLDDTDGIATWEGGDYFPRVFLDYRASGAVRVGPVGRCEAELFDAAPFVEYAVDWMNRHLGPAPHGSERW, from the coding sequence ATGAGCTCTCCCACCTCCGTTCACGACCTCACCCGGCAGCTTCGGGCGCTCGGCGTCGGCGAGGGCGACGTCGTCATGATCCACGCGAGCATGCGGCGCGTCGGCCCCGTCGTGGGGCGCGCGGCCGGGCTCGTGGAGGCGCTCTCTTCGGCGGTCGGCTCACGGGGCACGTTGCTCATGGTGCTGAGCGCCACGGAGGACGTGCCCTTCGACGCGCTCAGCTCCCCGGTGGACGTCGCGGACATGGGGATCTTCGCCGAGGTCTTTCGGACGTACCCCGGGGTAGCGGTGAACGACCACCCCGCCGACCGGTTCGCGGCGCTGGGACCGGGCGCAAAGCACCTCTTGGAGCCTACGCCCTCGGACGACTACCACGGCCCCGGCTCGGTGCTCGAGCGCTTCACCCGGCGCGGCGGGAAGGTCCTCCGCCTCGGCGCGAACCCTGACACCGTGACCCTCACGCACTACGCCGAGTACCTCGCCGACGTGCCCGACAAGATCCGCGTCCGCCGCCGCTACGTCCGCGCGGACGTGGGCGAGGTGTGGATCGAGAGCCTCGACGACACCGACGGGATCGCGACGTGGGAGGGTGGAGACTACTTCCCGCGCGTCTTTCTCGACTACCGCGCGTCCGGCGCCGTCCGCGTGGGGCCCGTCGGTCGGTGCGAGGCCGAGCTCTTCGATGCCGCGCCCTTCGTGGAGTACGCCGTCGACTGGATGAACCGTCACCTCGGGCCGGCGCCCCACGGCTCCGAACGCTGGTAG
- a CDS encoding PilZ domain-containing protein, whose amino-acid sequence MSDPDNDAPDSVRTRLRREAGRVEAECLATLERSDGSRVTGTLADLSVTGLFVTTQARFVVGERLEVTFRLPGARADLRATIEVRSLRDGNPLDLESRGIGGMFLDLDDATKDAIVAFVAG is encoded by the coding sequence ATGAGCGACCCTGACAACGATGCCCCCGACTCGGTGCGAACGCGGCTCCGCCGTGAGGCCGGGCGCGTCGAGGCGGAGTGCCTCGCGACCCTCGAGAGGTCGGACGGCTCCCGCGTCACGGGCACCCTCGCCGACCTCTCGGTCACGGGGCTCTTCGTCACGACCCAAGCGCGGTTCGTCGTCGGCGAGCGCCTCGAGGTGACCTTTCGGCTCCCCGGGGCGCGCGCCGACCTTCGCGCCACGATCGAGGTGCGCTCGCTGCGCGACGGCAACCCGCTCGACCTCGAGTCGCGCGGGATCGGAGGGATGTTCCTCGACCTCGACGACGCCACGAAGGACGCCATCGTCGCCTTCGTCGCGGGCTAG
- a CDS encoding glyoxalase/bleomycin resistance/extradiol dioxygenase family protein, translating to MVKTLAPHLNFDGRANEAIELYVRAFGAEVLDKRTWGDMPGAGDKLPPEKRGNVMHARLRVGSALVFMNDAMPGGPDFPRTNGTQMVEIDDPAELAKAFDVLAEGGNVVMALHDAFWGGRFGLLVDKLGVPWMFHGASK from the coding sequence ATGGTCAAGACACTCGCCCCACACCTCAACTTCGACGGCCGCGCGAACGAGGCCATCGAGCTCTACGTGCGTGCCTTCGGCGCCGAGGTCCTCGACAAGCGCACCTGGGGCGACATGCCCGGCGCGGGGGACAAGCTCCCCCCCGAGAAGCGCGGCAACGTGATGCACGCGCGGCTCCGCGTCGGCTCCGCGCTCGTCTTCATGAACGACGCCATGCCGGGCGGGCCCGATTTTCCGCGCACGAACGGCACGCAGATGGTCGAGATCGACGACCCCGCGGAGCTCGCGAAGGCCTTCGACGTGCTCGCCGAGGGGGGCAACGTGGTGATGGCGCTCCACGACGCGTTCTGGGGCGGGAGGTTCGGCCTCCTCGTCGACAAGCTGGGCGTGCCCTGGATGTTCCACGGCGCGTCGAAGTAG
- a CDS encoding helix-turn-helix transcriptional regulator, with protein MVQYMDHRLDASFAALSDATRRGVLAELGRADASISHLAQRFHMTLTGMKKHVGVLEAAGLVSTEKVGRVRTCRLGPRRLDEESAWLERYRQAWAARFDTLDTIVDELARREKSHGRTKR; from the coding sequence ATGGTTCAGTATATGGATCATCGCCTCGACGCCTCGTTCGCGGCCCTTTCGGACGCGACCCGGCGCGGCGTGCTGGCCGAGCTCGGGCGCGCCGACGCGTCGATCTCGCACCTCGCCCAGCGGTTTCACATGACCCTGACGGGCATGAAGAAGCACGTCGGCGTCTTGGAGGCGGCGGGGCTCGTCTCCACCGAGAAGGTCGGGCGTGTGCGGACCTGCAGGCTCGGCCCTCGTCGACTGGACGAAGAGAGCGCGTGGCTCGAGCGCTACCGCCAAGCGTGGGCCGCGCGCTTCGACACCTTGGACACGATCGTCGACGAGCTTGCACGGAGGGAGAAGAGCCATGGCCGAACGAAACGATAG